In Plasmodium reichenowi strain SY57 chromosome 5, whole genome shotgun sequence, the following proteins share a genomic window:
- a CDS encoding hypothetical protein (conserved Plasmodium protein, unknown function) yields the protein MNEKGNFMKKTYKNNNIQLSENQINQRIKNVNLTKRLICYERYLKAIPKIERRNDLKNSWHPETPRYNKQISLSQWNKELKKWRKQVHAWGNISEEDHRYICKLSYTDKYKYLCNLKMPELSNLEIKNMKKENEEISHDILKHILLIQNKHNNPFDENDKIMYQPIFFLPENFSGTVVHNEFVIIKEQNMEKYLTLLKDKYKDKYNYCFKKYYELYLLNKHSDNKNVENCKNTISKNGKNHIVIYLGKETKPLNYKNKEAQYKQKEKMEAYNFLCGSTKKYENDNKMNKRKKF from the coding sequence ATGAATGAAAAGGGaaattttatgaaaaaaacatataaaaataataacatacAATTAAGTgaaaatcaaataaatcagaggataaaaaatgtaaatttAACGAAGCGTTTAATATGTTATGAGAGATATCTAAAAGCAATACCAAAAATTGAAAGGAGaaatgatttaaaaaatagCTGGCATCCTGAAACCCCTcgatataataaacaaataagTTTATCCCAGTGGAATAAGGagttaaaaaaatggaGAAAACAAGTACATGCATGGGGAAATATATCAGAAGAAGATCATAgatatatttgtaaattATCTTATActgataaatataaatatttatgtaatttAAAAATGCCTGAATTAAGTAATCtagaaattaaaaatatgaaaaaagaGAATGAAGAAATATCACACGACatattaaaacatattttattaattcaaaataaacataataatccatttgatgaaaatgataaaataatgtatcaacctatattttttcttcccGAAAATTTTAGCGGTACTGTTGTACATAATGAGtttgttataataaaagaacaaaacatggaaaaatatttaacCTTACTTAAAGATAAATAcaaagataaatataattattgctttaaaaaatattatgaattaTATCTTCTAAACAAGCACAGTGATAACAAAAATGTTGAGAATTGCAAAAATACTATTTcaaaaaatggaaaaaatcatattgttatatatttaggAAAGGAAACAAAACctttaaattataaaaataaagaagctcaatataaacaaaaagaaaaaatggaaGCCTATAACTTTTTATGTGGTTCTACGAAGaaatatgaaaatgataataaaatgaataaaaggaagaaattttaa
- a CDS encoding mitochondrial ribosomal protein L14 precursor, putative, producing MIQLSNILNGLWRQSMVRCADNSGVIKACIIGIGKNKWGTGKIGDRIRVSIRDKTSDCSTSEKTPKGIIVRRKKETKRKDGSYIKFDDNAFVMISKNKLKATKIKGPVAMETRHNCRNLARYIF from the coding sequence atgatacagttatctaatatattaaacGGTTTGTGGAGACAATCTATGGTTAGGTGTGCAGATAACAGCGGGGTTATAAAAGCTTGTATTATTGGGATAGGGAAAAATAAATGGGGAACAGGAAAAATAGGAGATCGTATAAGAGTATCCATAAGAGATAAAACTAGTGATTGTAGTACTTCTGAAAAAACACCTAAAGGTATTATTGTTAGAAGAAAGAAGGAAACGAAAAGAAAAGATGGTagttatattaaatttgaTGATAACGCTTTTGTTATGATttctaaaaataaattaaaagcCACAAAAATTAAAGGACCAGTAGCAATGGAAACACGTCATAATTGTAGAAACTTGGCTAGGtatattttctaa